The DNA sequence AACCCTGATATTTACGCACTCGCGGCAACCTGCACAGTTTGGCTTGGAGAAATACTTGCCAAAGCGCCTAAAACCGCGCCTAGCTAGAGCGTCGTTTACGGCAAAGTCGCAGCCGTCCACGTAGCGATACTCCATGCGCGAGTCCCTGTCCTTGAGGTAGGGGCAGGGGCTAGGCAGGGTGGAAAACGGCACTACTAGCACTTTTTGATATCCGCGTCCTTGACGTAGGCTAGAAATTCATCGCGCAAATTTTGCTCTTTGTGTGCGATGGCTTCTTCTTTGCTAAAAGTTTTTGGCTCAGGCTTTAAATTTTGCTTCGCGGCATTTTTGGCGGCTGAATTTGAGCTCAAATTTGCATTTTGCTCTTTTTGCAGCTCTTTTTTTATATCCTTTAAACTATCGAAAAAATCATTCATTCGCGTGTTCCTCTTTAAATTTTCTGGCGTCTTTTACTCTTTGTATCGCGGCGGCGATGGCGGCGATCACCTCTTCGTTGTCTTCGTTGTCTTTGGTTTTCATTTTTTCTAGCAGGGTAGGCATCTTGTTTTCGACGTAGGACGTATCGAAAAATCCTCGCCTAAAGTCGCGCTCCTTGCTAATGCTGAGCAAAAACGGGATCGTGGTTTTGACGCTGCCTTCGATGGTAAACTCATCTAGCGCGCGTTTTAGTTTATTTACGGCTAGGTCGTAGCTAGGGGCTCGGACGATGAGTTTAGCTAGCAAGCTATCGTAAAACGGCGGTATCTGATAGTCTTTATATAGGTGGCTATCCACGCGCACGGAAGGTCCAAGAGCAGGGTAATAGCCGGTGATTTCGCCAGGGCTCGGGATGAAGTTTTGCCATGCATCCTCGGCAGTGATACGCGCCTCGATCGCAAAACCTTGCGTGATGACGTCGCTTTGCTCCATGTCGAGGATCTCGCCGGCTGCGATGCGGATCTGGCGCACGATAAGATCCACGCCCGTGATCTCCTCGGTCACGCCGTGCTCGACCTGGATACGGGTGTTCATCTCCATAAAATAAAAGTTGTTGTAATCATCGAGCAAAAACTCGATCGTGCCGGCGTTGGTGTAGTTTACTGCCTTTGCCGCTGCGACTGCGGTCACGCCCATACTCTTTCGCAGGCTTTCGCTCATAGTGGGGCTAGGCGCTATCTCGAGGATCTTTTGGTGGCGGCGCTGGATCGAGCAGTCGCGTTCTGCCAGGTG is a window from the Campylobacter massiliensis genome containing:
- a CDS encoding acetyl-CoA carboxylase subunit A, which produces MIHKILIANRGEIAVRVIRACKDLHIKNVAIYTKPDQDCLHVKIADEAYQIGIDPIKGYLDAKRIVEVAKACGADAIHPGYGFLSENYEFAKEVEDAGLVFIGPTADVIRKMGNKNIARYLMNKNGIPIVPGTEKLNNETIENIKLYAERIGYPVILKASGGGGGRGIRVVWKEEELESSFESCKREAKAFFNNDEVFMEKYVVNPRHIEFQILGDKYGNIIHLAERDCSIQRRHQKILEIAPSPTMSESLRKSMGVTAVAAAKAVNYTNAGTIEFLLDDYNNFYFMEMNTRIQVEHGVTEEITGVDLIVRQIRIAAGEILDMEQSDVITQGFAIEARITAEDAWQNFIPSPGEITGYYPALGPSVRVDSHLYKDYQIPPFYDSLLAKLIVRAPSYDLAVNKLKRALDEFTIEGSVKTTIPFLLSISKERDFRRGFFDTSYVENKMPTLLEKMKTKDNEDNEEVIAAIAAAIQRVKDARKFKEEHANE